One segment of Castanea sativa cultivar Marrone di Chiusa Pesio chromosome 3, ASM4071231v1 DNA contains the following:
- the LOC142627256 gene encoding glycosyl hydrolase 5 family protein-like — protein sequence MGRFFFFCLLSLLVIFPTGIPQTQSKPVMALPLYTNSRWIVDEAGGQRVKLACVNWVSHLEPMVTEGLSKQPMDAISKKIASMGFNCVRLTWPLFLVTNDSLASITVRQSCQSLGLSESIARIQANNPSIIDLPLIKAYQAVVSSLGANNVKVILENNISKPGDQYFSADLWIKGLSRMATIFNGVSNVVGMSLRNELHGPRQNVNDWYRYMQKGAEAVHLANPDVLIVLSGLSYDKDLSFLRNQQVKLTFTRKLVYEVNWNWFSDGKTWESGNPNQVCGREVDNFVRLSGFMLDQGWPLLVSEFEMDRRGANNVNDIGYMNCFLAIAAELDLDWSYYLRDGVIGLNEYHGPLNMNWTGTRNLTFLQRISALQSPFRGPGLSEANLHKVIFHPSTGLCVLRKSLTEPLRLGACTESEAWSYTPQKTLTLKGTYFCLQAIELGKPAKLGIICTGSNSKWQTISDSKMYLSSKVNDGSTACLDVDSDNSIVTNTCKCLSRDDTCDPGSQWFKLVDSTRSSSSANTFN from the exons atgggGAGGTTCTTTTTCTTCTGCCTTCTATCTCTTCTAGTAATCTTTCCCACTGGCATACCTCAAACTCAAAGCAAGCCAGTCATGGCTCTACCTCTATACACCAATTCTAGGTGGATTGTAGACGAAGCAGGAGGGCAACGAGTGAAGCTGGCATGCGTGAATTGGGTGTCACATCTGGAACCCATGGTGACTGAGGGCCTTAGCAAGCAGCCCATGGATGCAATCTCCAAGAAGATTGCTTCCATGGGATTCAACTGTGTTAGACTCACTTGGCCACTTTTCTTGGTCACCAATGACTCACTGGCTTCTATCACTGTGAGACAGTCCTGTCAGAGTCTTGGGCTGTCTGAATCCATTGCCAGAATCCAAGCCAACAACCCTTCCATCATAGATCTTCCCCTCATAAAAGCTTACCAG GCTGTTGTGTCTAGCCTAGGGGCTAACAATGTGAAGGTCATATTGGAAAATAACATCAGCAAGCCCGGTGATCAGTATTTCAGTGCGGATCTCTGGATTAAGGGACTAAGTCGGATGGCCACCATCTTTAATGGTGTCTCCAATGTGGTTGGCATGAGCTTGAGGAATGAGCTCCATGGCCCTAGACAAAACGTAAATGATTGGTACAG GTACATGCAAAAAGGAGCTGAAGCAGTGCATTTAGCAAATCCAGATGTTCTTATCGTTCTCTCTGGCTTGAGTTATGACAAAGACTTGTCATTTCTCCGTAATCAACAAGTAAAACTCACATTCACTAGAAAGCTAGTATATGAGGTGAACTGGAATTGGTTCTCAGATGGAAAGACATGGGAATCTGGCAACCCAAATCAAGTATGTGGGAGAGAGGTGGATAATTTTGTGAGATTGTCAGGATTTATGTTGGACCAAGGTTGGCCATTGTTAGTGAGCGAGTTTGAAATGGACCGAAGAGGAGCCAATAATGTGAATGACATCGGTTATATGAATTGCTTCTTGGCTATTGCGGCTGAACTTGACCTGGATTGGAGTTATTATTTGAGAGATGGGGTAATTGGGTTAAATGAGTACCATGGACCACTAAATATGAATTGGACTGGGACCCGAAATTTAACCTTCTTGCAAAGGATCTCTGCTCTCCAATCTCCTTTTCGAG GGCCAGGACTATCAGAAGCCAATCTACACAAAGTGATTTTCCATCCTTCAACTGGCCTGTGTGTCCTAAGAAAATCATTAACTGAACCATTGAGGTTGGGTGCTTGCACTGAGTCTGAAGCCTGGAGCTACACACCCCAGAAAACTTTAACATTAAAGGGAACATATTTCTGCTTACAAGCAATTGAATTGGGAAAGCCAGCAAAGCTTGGAATAATTTGCACAGGCTCTAATTCAAAATGGCAAACCATCTCAGATTCTAAAATGTATCTCTCATCAAAGGTTAACGATGGTTCTACTGCTTGCCTAGATGTAGATTCCGACAATAGCATTGTCACAAATACTTGCAAATGCTTGAGTAGAGATGACACATGTGACCCAGGGAGCCAATGGTTCAAGCTTGTTGACAGCACAAGAAGTTCAAGTTCCGCAAATACATTCAATTAG